CGAAGTTTGCTTGATCCTTCTGGATGAGTGCCTTTTCTCTTGCCTTCCTTTCGTCTATCTCCTTTGATAGCCTTTGGTTATTTTCTGACAATTGTATGACCACCTTCCAGGACTCTTCCATTCTCTCCTTATCTCTTACCCGTGCGTGACGAGCTTCAGCCAATTCTACGGTACGTCGGTCCAATTCATCCATAGTTTGTTTGGTTTGGCCCCTCGTCAGTTGTAATGACTCTCGCAGTTCGCCGTTATCTTCATTAACGAGTTGGAACATCTCATATACCTGATCGATCCTCTTTTCTGCTGCCAATAGCTTGGCAGTCAGATCCTCCACTTGCTTCCTCCTCTCTAGATTGCTAGCTCTCAGCCTCCTAACCGTCCTATCATGGCGTGCTAGAGCCAAATCATCTAAACGTATAGGAGACTGAGCGCGCGGGCGAGGTCGGGGACTGTCTAGCTGGAACGTCTCTCTATGAGTAATCGAAGCTACACTCTTACGGGCAGTTAAACGTATGCGAGCCATTTCCTGGAAAAAGAGAAATGCTCAGAATATCAAAAATAGGCCAGAATAAAATATCAGAGTCATATAGAGTCAAATaaaggaaaataaataaaacttttcgaaaatttcaaaaaatggaAAGTTTCGGGATAGACATATGGATTCGAAGCACatgtcgagaggattccagAACAGTTGACGGAATCGAATTCGGAGTTTCCTACGAAAAGTTATAGGAGTTACAAAACTTTCCTAAAACGGCAAAATCGAGGTTTCGGAGGCCTAAACGAAGGAATTTCGCGATTTCAGCCCGGTGTTCACGACTTTAGGGCggtgagtctcgttcgttgggCCGTTTCGGAGGGGACAGTATTGGCCGATTTATAAAATTCCACCGAAAATTTTTCCGAAGATTTTCTTCCCCaaccggattatgaacctggcggctctgataccacttaaatgtcacgccccgagaccgggttatgacaccggcgttgtttaacaaccaCACGATCGAAAAACAACTAGCCTCGTAGTacataaaccgaaaccagtttattatcataaatttcTCAAAAGTTCACTGTCTTTACAACTCAAAAGAAATAGAAACATGCGGAAGCGTAAATACACGATACTGAAATCATAAGACAGAATAATCGACGGGTCCCGAATTAGAGTGCttcatcaccatccccaaaattaGCCTTGCTCCTCATCCTCAAATTGATTCTCATTCTTATCTGGGTGGgaaagtaaggggtgagtattttggagaaatactcagtaaatgggggccgATCGCGCATGACCATTATCGAGAATATACATAtgaataaattatcaaaatttcaatattaagcatgttgaatcaaatactaacacaaatacgaatatagcactgaaaatcatctcattttctatggtttttactgatcagtcccctatatgttactcctctaaggggcgaggccaaaGGAACGGTTATTATAACCCACCGCATCAGGCCTAAACAAAGCATATCAAAGTTCGGAATTTTCTTTACCATTtctaaattaaatcattatagtgcatttcaaataaatcaacatgctttcaaatattataactgATATCGAACAACGAATAATTCAGGAGATTTTATACCAAATGAAAACGAATATATCATGCCGATCGAATTTTCAAggtcatatttaatttatttcgaAATATATTATGTTCACTTAAAGAGAAAATAAGTGAGCCAAAtcctttatataataatttatatattcaaaagtccactttaaaaataatcaaataagTGGACCATATTTATTAAAAGAGTATAAATATCAAGGGccacttaaataaatataagtgtgcaattttatttaataatatcaaagacaaaagaaaacaaaggAGAAAACCCACTtacaaagaaaatatatatagcaaaagcccacttacaataTTCTGACTGCTCAAGGAAACGTGAATGGTGAGATTGCGGCAGAGCTCTGTTACCAGAGGGCGAAAAGATTCGAGAATACGGTGATGCTAGAGAGGATTTCGAGAGATTTGGGAGTGCAAGTTCTGAATGAGGagtcctcctatttataggcatGGAAAATCAGCTTACAAGGTAAGCTCTGAAGTCGCTCCCACGAATGACGCTGATTGGCTAATCAAATGGATGATTGCACTAATCTCTCCCGGATGAACGTGGTCTCTTCTTGGTTCAAGGTACATACTCGAGATTTGTGCTATAATGGAGTGATTTCTGTTGTATTTAAATTGCAATTGAGGATTGATGAATTTCTGCATGAATTTCTTCCACAATTGGTGCACTCCCATATTGCATGGTCTTCACAACTGACTTCACCCCCTAGACGAGAGAACATTTAGGGGACTGGTATCAGTTAGCCAAGATTTTCGTAAAATGATCAGTGCATAAAGTGACTACTGTTATTCCTGGAGATTTATGTTCTGATTTCTGTATGATAttactgttaaaaatattttaaaagccGATCCTCatttactgagtgacaaccatatcactcactcACTTACCAAACCACATAtcagataagaacgatgaaGAAATAGAGGAAGATGAGTAGAACAAGTTCTGGGGCCGGTGAAGAAGAGCAATCGTTTCTGTTATTAATCAGATGCATTAGAAATGTGATATCGTAATCCTCTGCATTAGACTTCTGTTTTTAGTATGAATTTGTAAAGACAATGTAATTTCAGCGTTATGAATGCAAAGACTGGTTATGTTTATTCCGAATCGTGTACTttcgaggcttgttgttttcgaatgtataTTTGAGAACAAAGACGGTGTCGACCAACCTCGGTCTCGAGACGTGAcaagattgatatgcttgtgCCCATTGGGTGTTTCGTTACACGAGCAGGGGAGAAATGCAAAATggtaaaaattcaaaatgatgaTATGAAACTGAATTAATGGAGAAAAATAAATACGGATTGGGTAAAATGTTGAATGCAAATCTTTTGGATGAGGAACTTGAAGCTGTTCGACAATTCGACCCATAGTAAGCTTTTGATTTGATGAGCAAATTGGAATTGAGTGATGAGGAAATTGGAGTTGCCAAAGTTTcacaactgattttacaatTCCGGCCACTAACTAATATTGTCTATAGGTCTAAGCATGGCTATCAGTAACCCAATCCAAATTGAGCAAAGCATATAAGTTGTGAAATTCCCCTTTATATTCAGTGCACTGAGTTACATACGTGAGCACAACGTATGCTAAAATTAGAGGACAAACTAATTccctttatatttaatttaattcacAAAACGAGGAGGTGGAAAATGTTCTGTAATATTCCACCACTTTCTTACCAGTTTCTCTAAATGTTCATTAAACATTAAACATATATTATTAATAACAGATGAGCACACTATCCCTAACAAGAATATTTCAGCCAACCCCCAATATTATAATCCATTTAAGTTGTTTGAATAAAAGAAACACTACTGTACAAGCTTAATCCTATCAAGGTGCTCTCGTTGCTTTTGCGATCATGGTGGACGGAAAAAATGGTAACACTCGTATTAAGATTTGTACATGATCACCGTTTGATTCGTGGTATAAGTCAAATAGTATGATgataaagtaatattttttaataacaaaatatacaaaaatgatagttaattaatataatatttgatttgattgattaattttATTACATTTGAGATAATGTGATATTACCGTTTTGTCTTTTTGAAAATACTAATAAAATGttcataatattatttattaaggataatattgtaatttcaattaaataatttgtttGATGTGTGAGATAAATGATTGATAGATGgataaataatatggtgtacTAAACATGATATTAGAttggataaaataaataatatagcgAATGAAACGGTACTCAAAGTTGACGTTTGACCCGTCATAGAAAAGTCGACAAAAGCTACAGAGTACTTTTTGGTGATTCAACTCGTTTTGTAATTGAGATGAGATAGAACAAGAGAAGACGAGACTAATTCTTTTATAAATGAGGGTCAATCACATTCATATTAGGAAAAGATTAAAGTAGGAAACACACTAATCCATCATACATAATAATGTCTTAGACATCATAGAACTATAAAGTTGAGAGAGAAATTGGATAATTCTGgagatgaaaatatatatttggaaTGCAATATTACAATATTTTCCCAAGAGCTCATGCAGTAGCTGGAGCCTTTGGATTACAATTTACACACTCAAGATACATGGGAATTTCTATTCCTCTCACtcgatatttatttttatttcatcacCAGCATCGATCATTGTATACAAAAACagatttatttaattacttgTCTGGTGggattgatttttttatttttatttttattattagtattattatCACAATTTGGGAGAAGAGAGGATGGAACTAAGGTGGACACAGCTAATTTGTCACCCTCTTCTTCCGTGATATTGatttttaacttaaatattGGCAATTTGTTTGGCCAAGTCGTGGCCATCAGGCATGGTTGCAACATAGAGGATAAAGCCATCAGTCGGAAGGACGGCTTCCCCACCGGAGCCGAAAATCTTGTCGAACAAGAGGCCGGCAACGGTTCCAAGAATAAAACCTCCAATAAATCCTCCGGCTAGTCCAACGGCCGTGACGAACAAGGTAGTAGCTGTTACACCAGTTAACTGAGTTGCTATTGCAGCTCCCACAAGATTTCCCAAAGTTGCTCCACCTGTTTTTGCTGCCAGAACTAAGGCCTCTCTCGTGGCCGTCGTGATTGGTTGGTCAGACGAATACACGTCCCAGATTATATGTCCCACATCTATCAGGAACATGGCTGCTGAACCATGATTCGATTTCTTCACTCGATATGTTATTGACGAAGCCGTAACTATGTCTCCCTTCCCCTGCTCGCCCAATAATACACTTAGCCGGCCCGATGCCTCAATTATTGCGGCATATACCTCTATCTTTTGCTCTATTTCCAAGTCCTCAAACCGTCCCGTATAGCCAAGCTTACTTTGATAACTGCATACAtacaaattaaatcaaattaagaacgaattaaattaatattttaacatattcgTCTCGTTCAAGCCTCAACAATATAAGCAGCAACACGTATATATGACTAATATTTATCAATGATATATGTCTTCATTAACCTCACCTTCGAACTAGTTCGTTAAAGCCAATGCCGACGTTCCTGAGATATCTTGAGAATTCTGCCGAAGCATAAGAGTTGAGAGCCAACCTCATGTAGCTAATAACCAATCGGTCGTATTCCTGAATGGATTCGGTGAAATCGACCACAGCATATCGACTCGAAGTGTCCAACTCCTCCAGCGCTTGGAAGAGTTGCAGGTGGTGATCCATCATTTTGTCGAGATAACTCCTTCGCAGAGTGTAGTTCCTGATGATCTGAAGTGCATTGCTGAGGCAGTGCTCTGCATAGCCAAGAATCTGATCGGCAATGGGCCCTCGAACACCGTCGTCTTTATACCTGATCACTATCGCATTGCAGTGATCCAGGAGTGTGCCAACGGATGCCATGTTATTGTTGGACATCCTGAGGTATTCGAGTTGGTCCCCTAAGTTTTGGAAAGTTATGTGGTATAAGTTGTTAACTTCGTGGTTGCGAATAAGCTGGGCGAGCTGCCGGAGCTTCTCATCTTTCAGTAAAACAGCAACTGCAGAGGAGGCCATTATAATAGAAGCAAACTAAAACTTGGGAGGGATTTTATTGAAGTGGAGGCAATATATTCAATATTTGATTGAGAGATTTTACTACACTTGTGCAAAAGAGCTATTGAAAGTATACAAGGAAAATACTCTCACTATCTCTAAATTTTGTACCCCTCTTTTTCTTGATACCAAATTGAAGAAGGTGAAGCTGTGTATTTATGGACACGGATCACCTACAGTGTTGGAAGCACagcaaatgatattttttatttattttttttattcttctctttttttttccacTTTTTTCCctatctttttttcttttattttccttccatttttctctattttttttctctcttccaCAAACATTATTCACACAGTTTTATAcgaaataatataaatattttaattcttttatgttaaattcataattttgtaattaaaaattactatattaaatttttacatGTGCAAAAACCATatcattttttttgaatttgatgagtattattaattttctttttcaatgaacaaaatttttaacaatATAAAACTATTAGCATGTTattgcttaaattaaaatttagaacaTTTCCATCATGCaatatcaaaaattaaaattcaacaCACATTTccatcaaaaataaataaatttcataCGTTCTGAGACTTCATTTCAACTAACAATGTTAATTGGCTattctttaaataaaaaattactcAAGAGAATATCTGATATATCTCCATTGAAATCCATGGCTTCAAGAGAATGATgaggatgatcaaattgtgcctacattataagaataaatattataaaattaattttaccatataagaattaatatttttttggtttaAGATTTTACCCACTGAAAAATTTCTAGATATCGTTAAAGTTCATACCATCAATAATTCAGTGAAATTGAATTGACTTCCAGTTGTTTGAAGACATGCATGAGGTATCGGAGGTGCAGAACAAGATACGGGTAATTCATCGTGTTTTCCGATGTCCTACAATAATTGTAAAAATAAGAAATCTAgataatttttatttcaaaaaagtATTAACAGTAGTTAATTTACCTCGACTCTCAAATTTGTTTTTCTTAGTTTTGCTTGAAGTTCCACCCAACTCTTCAACCTTCTTGATTTTTTCACACCATTTCTTTT
The Primulina tabacum isolate GXHZ01 chromosome 9, ASM2559414v2, whole genome shotgun sequence DNA segment above includes these coding regions:
- the LOC142504625 gene encoding uncharacterized protein LOC142504625, yielding MARIRLTARKSVASITHRETFQLDSPRPRPRAQSPIRLDDLALARHDRTVRRLRASNLERRKQVEDLTAKLLAAEKRIDQVYEMFQLVNEDNGELRESLQLTRGQTKQTMDELDRRTVELAEARHARVRDKERMEESWKVVIQLSENNQRLSKEIDERKAREKALIQKDQANFARAKNELDNAIGKILTHREQIAELESENQDLQMQLAEFLDPDVPEEDSEEEEAPPDVAVGNGEIAD
- the LOC142555180 gene encoding uncharacterized protein LOC142555180; the encoded protein is MASSAVAVLLKDEKLRQLAQLIRNHEVNNLYHITFQNLGDQLEYLRMSNNNMASVGTLLDHCNAIVIRYKDDGVRGPIADQILGYAEHCLSNALQIIRNYTLRRSYLDKMMDHHLQLFQALEELDTSSRYAVVDFTESIQEYDRLVISYMRLALNSYASAEFSRYLRNVGIGFNELVRSYQSKLGYTGRFEDLEIEQKIEVYAAIIEASGRLSVLLGEQGKGDIVTASSITYRVKKSNHGSAAMFLIDVGHIIWDVYSSDQPITTATREALVLAAKTGGATLGNLVGAAIATQLTGVTATTLFVTAVGLAGGFIGGFILGTVAGLLFDKIFGSGGEAVLPTDGFILYVATMPDGHDLAKQIANI